The following coding sequences lie in one Pelecanus crispus isolate bPelCri1 chromosome 9, bPelCri1.pri, whole genome shotgun sequence genomic window:
- the SCAI gene encoding protein SCAI isoform X2: MSSGGAEDDIPQAERKTVTDFCYLLDKSKQLFNGLRDLPQYGQKQWQSYFGRTFDVYTKLWKFQQQHRLRTSETSYLNEAFSFYSAIRQRSYYSQVNKEDRPELVVKKLRYYARFIVVCLLLNKMDVVKDLVKELSDEIEDYTHRFNTEDQVEWNLVLQEVAAFIEADPVMVLNDDNTIVITSNRLSETGAPLLEQGMIVGQLALADALIIGNCNNQVKFSELTIDMFRMLQALEREPMNLASQMNKPGMQESTEKPARRENPHKYLLYKPTFSQLYTFLAASFKELPANSVLLIYLSATGVFPSGRSDSEGPYDFGGVLTNSNRDIINGDAIHKRNQSYKEMHCLHPGDLYPFTRKPLFIIVDSSNSVAYKNFTNLFGQPLVCLLSPTAYPKALQDQSQRGSLFTLFLNNPLMAFLFVSGLSSMRRGLWEKCQDYLRKINRDIAQLLTHSRSIDQSFLQFFGDEFLRLLLTRFIFCSATMRMHKIFRQETRNYPESYPQLPRDETVENPHLQKHILELASILDVRNVFLENTLDDY; this comes from the exons GGATTTACCTCAGTACGGGCAAAAGCAGTGGCAATCCTATTTTGGGCGAACATTTGACGTTTACACCAAACTCTGGAAGTTTCAACAGCAACATCG cttgCGCACTTCAGAAACCAGCTATCTCAATGAAGCTTTCTCCTTCTATTCAGCAATTAGGCAGAGGTCATACTATTCCCAAGTCAACAAAGAAGACAG GCCTGAATTAGTGGTTAAGAAACTGCGTTACTATGCAAGGTTTATAGTGGTTTGCCTCTTGCTCAACAAGATGGATGTTGTAAAGGACCTTGTAAAG GAGCTGTCAGATGAAATTGAAGACTACACTCATCGTTTTAATACTGAAGATCAGGTGGAGTGGAACCTGGTTCTTCAGGAAGTGGCAGCATTTATTGAG GCAGACCCTGTCATGGTTTTAAATGATGACAACACCATTGTAATCACCTCTAACAGGCTTTCTGAAACAGGAGCTCCGTTGCTAGAGCAGGGAATGATAGTGGGACAGCTTGCTCTTGCAGATGCGCTGATTATTGGGAACTGCAACAACCAG GTCAAGTTCAGTGAATTAACAATTGATATGTTCCGAATGCTGCAAGCACTTGAAAGGGAACCAATGAATTTAGCTTCACAAATGAACAAACCTGGAATGCAG gagtCAACGGAGAAACCAGCCAGGCGGGAAAACCCCCATAAATACCTGCTTTATAAACCAACTTTTAGCCAGCTATATACATTTTTAGCAGCATCATTCAAG GAGCTGCCTGCAAACAGTGTACTGCTGATATACTTGTCTGCCACGGGCGTGTTTCCATCAGGTCGTTCGGATAGTGAAG GTCCGTATGATTTTGGTGGTGTTCTGACAAATAGTAACCGGGACATTATAAATGGGGATGCTATCCATAAGCGAAACCAATCTTACAAGGAGATGCACTG tcttCACCCTGGAGATCTGTACCCTTTCACAAGAAAGCCCCTGTTTATCATCGTGGACTCCTCAAACAGTGTCGCCTATAAG AATTTCACAAACTTATTTGGACAACCATTGGTGTGCTTGCTTTCTCCAACAGCATATCCAAAAGCATTACAAG atcAGTCTCAGCGGGGTAGCCTCTTCACACTCTTTCTGAACAATCCTTTAATGGCATTCCTATTTGTCTCTGGATTATCAAGCATGCGCAGAGGATTGTGGGAGAAGTGTCAAGATTACCTTAGAAAAATCAACCGAGATATTGCCCAGCTGCTGACCCACTCACGATCCATAG ATCAgtcatttcttcagttttttggGGATGAATTTCTTCGCTTGCTTCTAACAAGATTTATCTTCTGTTCGGCTACTATGAGGATGCACAAAATTTTCCGG CAGGAGACTCGAAATTATCCAGAATCTTATCCTCAGCTGCCAAGAGATGAAACGGTGGAGAACCCTCACCTCCAAAAGCACATTTTGGAGCTGGCTTCCATACTGGATGTTAGGAATGTTTTCCTCGAAAACACCCTCGATGACTATTAA
- the SCAI gene encoding protein SCAI isoform X3 codes for MSSGGAEDDIPQAERKTVTDFCYLLDKSKQLFNGLSLRTSETSYLNEAFSFYSAIRQRSYYSQVNKEDRPELVVKKLRYYARFIVVCLLLNKMDVVKDLVKELSDEIEDYTHRFNTEDQVEWNLVLQEVAAFIEADPVMVLNDDNTIVITSNRLSETGAPLLEQGMIVGQLALADALIIGNCNNQVKFSELTIDMFRMLQALEREPMNLASQMNKPGMQESTEKPARRENPHKYLLYKPTFSQLYTFLAASFKELPANSVLLIYLSATGVFPSGRSDSEGPYDFGGVLTNSNRDIINGDAIHKRNQSYKEMHCLHPGDLYPFTRKPLFIIVDSSNSVAYKNFTNLFGQPLVCLLSPTAYPKALQDQSQRGSLFTLFLNNPLMAFLFVSGLSSMRRGLWEKCQDYLRKINRDIAQLLTHSRSIDQSFLQFFGDEFLRLLLTRFIFCSATMRMHKIFRQETRNYPESYPQLPRDETVENPHLQKHILELASILDVRNVFLENTLDDY; via the exons cttgCGCACTTCAGAAACCAGCTATCTCAATGAAGCTTTCTCCTTCTATTCAGCAATTAGGCAGAGGTCATACTATTCCCAAGTCAACAAAGAAGACAG GCCTGAATTAGTGGTTAAGAAACTGCGTTACTATGCAAGGTTTATAGTGGTTTGCCTCTTGCTCAACAAGATGGATGTTGTAAAGGACCTTGTAAAG GAGCTGTCAGATGAAATTGAAGACTACACTCATCGTTTTAATACTGAAGATCAGGTGGAGTGGAACCTGGTTCTTCAGGAAGTGGCAGCATTTATTGAG GCAGACCCTGTCATGGTTTTAAATGATGACAACACCATTGTAATCACCTCTAACAGGCTTTCTGAAACAGGAGCTCCGTTGCTAGAGCAGGGAATGATAGTGGGACAGCTTGCTCTTGCAGATGCGCTGATTATTGGGAACTGCAACAACCAG GTCAAGTTCAGTGAATTAACAATTGATATGTTCCGAATGCTGCAAGCACTTGAAAGGGAACCAATGAATTTAGCTTCACAAATGAACAAACCTGGAATGCAG gagtCAACGGAGAAACCAGCCAGGCGGGAAAACCCCCATAAATACCTGCTTTATAAACCAACTTTTAGCCAGCTATATACATTTTTAGCAGCATCATTCAAG GAGCTGCCTGCAAACAGTGTACTGCTGATATACTTGTCTGCCACGGGCGTGTTTCCATCAGGTCGTTCGGATAGTGAAG GTCCGTATGATTTTGGTGGTGTTCTGACAAATAGTAACCGGGACATTATAAATGGGGATGCTATCCATAAGCGAAACCAATCTTACAAGGAGATGCACTG tcttCACCCTGGAGATCTGTACCCTTTCACAAGAAAGCCCCTGTTTATCATCGTGGACTCCTCAAACAGTGTCGCCTATAAG AATTTCACAAACTTATTTGGACAACCATTGGTGTGCTTGCTTTCTCCAACAGCATATCCAAAAGCATTACAAG atcAGTCTCAGCGGGGTAGCCTCTTCACACTCTTTCTGAACAATCCTTTAATGGCATTCCTATTTGTCTCTGGATTATCAAGCATGCGCAGAGGATTGTGGGAGAAGTGTCAAGATTACCTTAGAAAAATCAACCGAGATATTGCCCAGCTGCTGACCCACTCACGATCCATAG ATCAgtcatttcttcagttttttggGGATGAATTTCTTCGCTTGCTTCTAACAAGATTTATCTTCTGTTCGGCTACTATGAGGATGCACAAAATTTTCCGG CAGGAGACTCGAAATTATCCAGAATCTTATCCTCAGCTGCCAAGAGATGAAACGGTGGAGAACCCTCACCTCCAAAAGCACATTTTGGAGCTGGCTTCCATACTGGATGTTAGGAATGTTTTCCTCGAAAACACCCTCGATGACTATTAA